A window of Primulina huaijiensis isolate GDHJ02 chromosome 9, ASM1229523v2, whole genome shotgun sequence contains these coding sequences:
- the LOC140983880 gene encoding uncharacterized protein has product MISGGSNDGDSNRARKSRSRRYCMEVEGVRRSEAVISFGPEDLKGVSLPHNDALVIQARVANYDIMRVFVDSGSSVNVNFKEALVQMDLQGYQLESVETTLFGFAGHAVYPEGEIIFPLTLGCRIHVPPEDKISSRKSSGRGSGDQNSSRKCYVETVRVDRKRVRREDKGKSHNDVERIVEKREVHFVAEQEQERMEIEPGKEIRVARDLDSTTRVNLLNCLKTNIDVFAWSQQELTGISPQMAEHSLNIIPGSHPVKQKKRHFGPEKDTIIDMQVRELLKADHIREYHQITLTKVDQDKASFITLGGTFCCVVMSFGLKNAGATYQRLMNIVFEMQLGRNVEVYVDDILGKSREISSFIIVLEDNFATLTHYGIKLNPAKCIFSVKSGKFLGFGLTDWGIEVNPKKVKAVLDMPSSRSVREPEPGENLFVYLSTTEYAVSSVLIREEGIDQRPVYYVSHALRGPELRLLERIMTHSEVSRRMIKWTVELVEYDIEYKPQVAIKAHALSDFSSEMVQPNMEEVWRVFVDRASSLPGFGIGVVIIAPPGEKIKLALRIDSRIKGVYEAKDDMMLKYLKLIKAHAESFVDWSIEQIPRDENGEADALAKMTATLSEVKTREVLHVTRLILSMDEKMLPVPEDSWMTLLIKFIVHNELPEDRAQAQKIKRQAPRFVLLNNILYRRSYQGPLLKILYLGDVDYVLREIHERCYGEHLGGIASAQKAILAGFLWPNISQDSARVVRACVGCQHHYNFQHNPATLMKPPFGHLVILINGAWILWEP; this is encoded by the exons ATGATCTCTGGAGGATCTAATGATGGGGATTCAAATCGGGCGAGGAAGTCAAGGAGTAGGAGATATTGTATGGAAGTGGAAGGAGTGAGGAGGAGTGAAGCAGTTATCAGTTTTGGCCCGGAGGATCTCAAGGGTGTCAGCCTTCCTCATAATGATGCCCTTGTTATCCAAGCCCGGGTAGCTAATTATGACATCATGAGGGTCTTTGTTGACTCAGGAAGCTCTGTGAATGTCAATTTCAAGGAAGCCCTAGTGCAGATGGATTTGCAAGGGTATCAGTTGGAGTCGGTTGAGACAACTCTTTTTGGCTTTGCGGGTCATGCTGTGTACCCCGAAGGAGAGATTATTTTTCCTTTAACCCTTG GCTGTCGCATCCACGTACCACCAGAAGATAAAATTTCCAGTCGGAAGTCAAGTGGGAGAGGATCGGGAGATCAAAATTCTTCCCGAAAATGTTATGTGGAAACGGTCAGGGTGGATCGAAAGAGAGTAAGGAGGGAGGATAAGGGAAAGTCTCATAATGATGTGGAGAGGATAGTCGAAAAAAGAGAAGTACATTTCGTAGCAGAACAGGAGCAGGAGAGGATGGAGATTGAGCCTGGGAAAGAGATCCGAGTGGCCCGAGATCTTGACTCGACCACTCGGGTCAATCTATTGAATTGTTTGAAAACTAATATCGATGTTTTTGCTTGGTCTCAACAGGAACTAACTGGTATCTCACCCCAGATGGCTGAGCATAGCTTAAATATCATTCCAGGGTCTCATCCAGTTAAGCAAAAGAAAAGACATTTTGGGCCAGAAAAggatacaataattgatatGCAAGTCCGTGAGCTATTGAAGGCTGACCATATTCGAGAG TACCATCAAATCACCCTCACTAAGGTCGATCAGGACAAAGCCAGTTTCATTACTTTAGGGGGTACCTTTTGCTGTGTTGTTATGTCCTTCGGACTAAAGAATGCTGGAGCCACGTATCAGCGTCTGATGAACATAGTATTTGAGATGCAATTGGGGAGGAACGTggaagtatatgttgatgatatattgGGCAAGTCTAGAGAGATTTCTAGctttattattgttttggagGATAATTTTGCCACTCTCACTCATTATGGGATCAAGCTAAACCCAGCTAAGTGTATATTTAGCGTGAAGAGTggtaaatttttgggttttgggttGACTGACTGGGGGATCGAAGTGAATCCTAAAAAAGTCAAGGCAGTGCTAGACATGCCATCTTCTCGATCCGTCCGAGAA CCTGAGCCTGGggaaaatttatttgtttacttATCTACAACAGAATATGCTGTCAGCTCAGTGCTTATACGGGAAGAAGGTATTGATCAAAGGCCTGTCTATTATGTCAGTCATGCTCTTCGAGGACCCGAGCTCCG TCTTCTTGAAAGGATTATGACTCACTCGGAGGTATCACGAAGAATGATCAAATGGACAGTTGAATTGGTAGAGTATGACATTGAGTACAAACCCCAGGTTGCTATAAAAGCACATGCCTTGTCAGATTTCTCGTCTGAGATGGTTCAGCCTAACATGGAAGAGGTGTGGAGAGTATTTGTGGATAGGGCATCAAGTCTCCCTGGATTTGGAATAGGAGTGGTGATAATAGCTCCCCCGGGAGAGAAGATTAAATTGGCTCTAAGAATTGATTCTCGG ATAAAAGGTGTTTATGAGGCTAAGGATGACATGATGCTAAAATATTTAAAGCTCATAAAAGCCCATGCCGAATCttttgtggattggagtattGAGCAAATCCCTCGGGATGAGAATGGGGAAGCAGATGCTTTAGCCAAAATGACCGCCACTTTATCAGAAGTCAAAACTCGAGAAGTATTGCATGTTACCCGGCTAATTCTTTCCATGGATGAGAAGATGTTGCCTGTACCAGAGGATTCTTGGATGACACTGCTGATCAAGTTCATTGTTCACAATGAACTGCCTGAAGATAGAGCGCAAGCTCAGAAGATTAAAAGACAAGCTCCTAGGTTTGTTCTTTTAAATAATATCTTATACAGGAGATCATATCAAGGACCTCTGTTGAAAATCTTATATCTGGGAGATGTGGATTATGTCCTCCGGGAAATTCATGAAAGATGTTACGGAGAGCATCTCGGTGGAATAGCGTCGGCCCAGAAGGCAATTCTTGCTGGATTTTTGTGGCCTAATATAAGCCAAGACTCAGCTCGAGTGGTCCGGGCATGTGTTGGTTGTCAACATCATTATAATTTTCAGCACAATCCAGCCACTCTTATGAAGCCCCCATTTGGGCATCTTGTCATTTTGATCAATGGGGCATGGATATTATGGGAACCTTAA
- the LOC140983881 gene encoding uncharacterized protein codes for MKITQSFTSVAYPQANGQTDIVNRIIVHSLKKRMQGKGKEWVEELPSVLWAYRSTPRAPTQETPFNLVYGSEAVLPVEIGQSSAWVETYPDDNDPSWAMELDLEE; via the coding sequence ATGAAGATTACTCAGTCTTTCACTTCTGTTGCTTACCCTCAAGCAAATGGTCAAACAGATATCGTAAATAGAATTATTGTTCATTCTTTGAAAAAAAGGATGcagggaaaaggaaaagaatGGGTGGAGGAGCTGCCTAGTGTTCTATGGGCATACAGGAGTACTCCGCGAGCACCTACTCAAGAGACTCCTTTTAATCTGGtatatggttctgaagcagtTCTTCCTGTTGAAATTGGGCAATCTTCCGCCTGGGTAGAAACGTACCCGGATGACAATGATCCGAGTTGGGCAATGGAGTTGGATCTGGAGGAATAG